From a region of the Oryza sativa Japonica Group chromosome 6, ASM3414082v1 genome:
- the LOC107276309 gene encoding putative B3 domain-containing protein Os06g0632500 isoform X1, with protein sequence MPLSAGSLRRRPKFAAPLLSPACLHRLSVPGEFAARLDDDDAAGVGEEEEEESGRRAAAVLVVGPLGKVWRVELRRSPAGDGEAWLGGGWSELAAAHGLGEGWGVVLRLERRGVASLRVFDPGFCLARFCTPHAGMRTKDRPRFIKLLQQEDLEKMKIPEKFVQQHLTETYTNNHQNAIIVCPLGKFWRVELQREQPDVLLRDGWAPFLAAHDLSEGNILLFRYEGNMVFTVEVFLQNGCLKEYKTAALYLTDGTEGPSNAPQQSAAKVGVSPVKRKRTRRIEGTCLEGPNRKSRASPISVKVEPHKKHVSIVSQNSFTKEMTAYSIHSLLSVRGTFCSQIGLLEACAITLKISMKKKGSWRVAFKTANTYGYINGPGWRKFCLENEVKEGDRLTFNAIETTVWHVVIVHC encoded by the exons ATGCCACTCTCCGCCGGCTcactgcggcggcggcccaagttcgccgcgccgctgctctcgccggcctgcctccaccGGCTG AGCGTCCCGGGCGAGTTCGCGGCGAggctggacgacgacgacgccgccggggtcggggaggaggaggaggaggagagtggccgacgggcggcggcggtgctcgtgGTGGGCCCGCTCGGCAAGGTCTGGCGCGTGGAGCTgcgccgctcgccggccggcgacggcgaggcgtggCTGGGCGGCGGATGGTcggagctcgcggcggcgcacgggctcGGCGAGGGGTGGGGCGTGGTGCTGAGGCTGGAGCGGCGCGGGGTGGCCTCGCTCAGGGTGTTCGACCCGGGCTTCTGCCTCGCGCGCTTCTGCACTCCTCACGCAG GTATGAGAACCAAGGACAGGCCTCGCTTCATCAAGCTGCTCCAACAGGAAGACCTGGAAAAGATG AAAATCCCTGAGAAGTTTGTGCAGCAACACCTGACTGAAACCTACACAAACAACCACCAGAATGCCATTATTGTTTGCCCTCTTGGCAAGTTCTGGCGAGTCGAACTACAACGGGAGCAACCGGACGTGCTACTGCGAGACGGCTGGGCGCCATTTCTGGCTGCTCATGATCTCTCCGAAGGCAACATCCTGCTGTTCCGGTATGAAGGTAACATGGTGTTCACGGTTGAGGTGTTCCTACAGAACGGCTGCCTGAAGGAGTACAAAACGGCAGCGCTGTACTTAACTGATGGTACCGAAGGACCGAGCAATGCGCCTCAACAAA GTGCAGCAAAAGTTGGAGTTTCACCTGTCAAGCGGAAAAGGACGCGAAGAATTGAGGGTACATGCTTAGAGGGACCAAACAGGAAATCTAGGGCTTCCCCAATTTCCGTGAAGGTTGAACCACATAAGAAACATGTCAGCATTGTGTCACAGAATTCATTCACAAAGGAAATGACGGCCTATAGTATTCATAGCCTACTT TCTGTGAGAGGCACCTTTTGCTCTCAAATTGGTCTGCTAGAAGCCTGTGCGATCACACTGAAGATATCCATGAAGAAAAAAGGATCTTGGCGAGTGGCTTTCAAAACAGCGAACACCTATGGCTACATAAATGGACCAGGTTGGAGAAAATTTTGCCTGGAAAATGAGGTAAAAGAAGGTGATCGCCTCACCTTCAACGCCATTGAAACAACGGTCTGGCATGTTGTTATTGTGCATTGCTAG
- the LOC107276309 gene encoding putative B3 domain-containing protein Os06g0632500 isoform X3 produces the protein MPLSAGSLRRRPKFAAPLLSPACLHRLSVPGEFAARLDDDDAAGVGEEEEEESGRRAAAVLVVGPLGKVWRVELRRSPAGDGEAWLGGGWSELAAAHGLGEGWGVVLRLERRGVASLRVFDPGFCLARFCTPHAGMRTKDRPRFIKLLQQEDLEKMKIPEKFVQQHLTETYTNNHQNAIIVCPLGKFWRVELQREQPDVLLRDGWAPFLAAHDLSEGNILLFRYEGNMVFTVEVFLQNGCLKEYKTAALYLTDGTEGPSNAPQQSAAKVGVSPVKRKRTRRIEGTCLEGPNRKSRASPISVKSVRGTFCSQIGLLEACAITLKISMKKKGSWRVAFKTANTYGYINGPGWRKFCLENEVKEGDRLTFNAIETTVWHVVIVHC, from the exons ATGCCACTCTCCGCCGGCTcactgcggcggcggcccaagttcgccgcgccgctgctctcgccggcctgcctccaccGGCTG AGCGTCCCGGGCGAGTTCGCGGCGAggctggacgacgacgacgccgccggggtcggggaggaggaggaggaggagagtggccgacgggcggcggcggtgctcgtgGTGGGCCCGCTCGGCAAGGTCTGGCGCGTGGAGCTgcgccgctcgccggccggcgacggcgaggcgtggCTGGGCGGCGGATGGTcggagctcgcggcggcgcacgggctcGGCGAGGGGTGGGGCGTGGTGCTGAGGCTGGAGCGGCGCGGGGTGGCCTCGCTCAGGGTGTTCGACCCGGGCTTCTGCCTCGCGCGCTTCTGCACTCCTCACGCAG GTATGAGAACCAAGGACAGGCCTCGCTTCATCAAGCTGCTCCAACAGGAAGACCTGGAAAAGATG AAAATCCCTGAGAAGTTTGTGCAGCAACACCTGACTGAAACCTACACAAACAACCACCAGAATGCCATTATTGTTTGCCCTCTTGGCAAGTTCTGGCGAGTCGAACTACAACGGGAGCAACCGGACGTGCTACTGCGAGACGGCTGGGCGCCATTTCTGGCTGCTCATGATCTCTCCGAAGGCAACATCCTGCTGTTCCGGTATGAAGGTAACATGGTGTTCACGGTTGAGGTGTTCCTACAGAACGGCTGCCTGAAGGAGTACAAAACGGCAGCGCTGTACTTAACTGATGGTACCGAAGGACCGAGCAATGCGCCTCAACAAA GTGCAGCAAAAGTTGGAGTTTCACCTGTCAAGCGGAAAAGGACGCGAAGAATTGAGGGTACATGCTTAGAGGGACCAAACAGGAAATCTAGGGCTTCCCCAATTTCCGTGAAG TCTGTGAGAGGCACCTTTTGCTCTCAAATTGGTCTGCTAGAAGCCTGTGCGATCACACTGAAGATATCCATGAAGAAAAAAGGATCTTGGCGAGTGGCTTTCAAAACAGCGAACACCTATGGCTACATAAATGGACCAGGTTGGAGAAAATTTTGCCTGGAAAATGAGGTAAAAGAAGGTGATCGCCTCACCTTCAACGCCATTGAAACAACGGTCTGGCATGTTGTTATTGTGCATTGCTAG
- the LOC107276309 gene encoding putative B3 domain-containing protein Os06g0632500 isoform X2: MPLSAGSLRRRPKFAAPLLSPACLHRLSVPGEFAARLDDDDAAGVGEEEEEESGRRAAAVLVVGPLGKVWRVELRRSPAGDGEAWLGGGWSELAAAHGLGEGWGVVLRLERRGVASLRVFDPGFCLARFCTPHAGMRTKDRPRFIKLLQQEDLEKMKIPEKFVQQHLTETYTNNHQNAIIVCPLGKFWRVELQREQPDVLLRDGWAPFLAAHDLSEGNILLFRYEGNMVFTVEVFLQNGCLKEYKTAALYLTDGTEGPSNAPQQTKVGVSPVKRKRTRRIEGTCLEGPNRKSRASPISVKVEPHKKHVSIVSQNSFTKEMTAYSIHSLLSVRGTFCSQIGLLEACAITLKISMKKKGSWRVAFKTANTYGYINGPGWRKFCLENEVKEGDRLTFNAIETTVWHVVIVHC; encoded by the exons ATGCCACTCTCCGCCGGCTcactgcggcggcggcccaagttcgccgcgccgctgctctcgccggcctgcctccaccGGCTG AGCGTCCCGGGCGAGTTCGCGGCGAggctggacgacgacgacgccgccggggtcggggaggaggaggaggaggagagtggccgacgggcggcggcggtgctcgtgGTGGGCCCGCTCGGCAAGGTCTGGCGCGTGGAGCTgcgccgctcgccggccggcgacggcgaggcgtggCTGGGCGGCGGATGGTcggagctcgcggcggcgcacgggctcGGCGAGGGGTGGGGCGTGGTGCTGAGGCTGGAGCGGCGCGGGGTGGCCTCGCTCAGGGTGTTCGACCCGGGCTTCTGCCTCGCGCGCTTCTGCACTCCTCACGCAG GTATGAGAACCAAGGACAGGCCTCGCTTCATCAAGCTGCTCCAACAGGAAGACCTGGAAAAGATG AAAATCCCTGAGAAGTTTGTGCAGCAACACCTGACTGAAACCTACACAAACAACCACCAGAATGCCATTATTGTTTGCCCTCTTGGCAAGTTCTGGCGAGTCGAACTACAACGGGAGCAACCGGACGTGCTACTGCGAGACGGCTGGGCGCCATTTCTGGCTGCTCATGATCTCTCCGAAGGCAACATCCTGCTGTTCCGGTATGAAGGTAACATGGTGTTCACGGTTGAGGTGTTCCTACAGAACGGCTGCCTGAAGGAGTACAAAACGGCAGCGCTGTACTTAACTGATGGTACCGAAGGACCGAGCAATGCGCCTCAACAAA CAAAAGTTGGAGTTTCACCTGTCAAGCGGAAAAGGACGCGAAGAATTGAGGGTACATGCTTAGAGGGACCAAACAGGAAATCTAGGGCTTCCCCAATTTCCGTGAAGGTTGAACCACATAAGAAACATGTCAGCATTGTGTCACAGAATTCATTCACAAAGGAAATGACGGCCTATAGTATTCATAGCCTACTT TCTGTGAGAGGCACCTTTTGCTCTCAAATTGGTCTGCTAGAAGCCTGTGCGATCACACTGAAGATATCCATGAAGAAAAAAGGATCTTGGCGAGTGGCTTTCAAAACAGCGAACACCTATGGCTACATAAATGGACCAGGTTGGAGAAAATTTTGCCTGGAAAATGAGGTAAAAGAAGGTGATCGCCTCACCTTCAACGCCATTGAAACAACGGTCTGGCATGTTGTTATTGTGCATTGCTAG